GTGGGAACGATTGACGATGGCAATATTCGTTACGCCTTTAGACAGCAAATGTTTGACTAGCAAACAAGCCATCTTACCTGCACCAACAATAGTAATGCTATTGGCAGTCAGATTATCAACTTTCGTATAAACCAATTCTACAGCAGCCGAACTAATTGAAACCGCACCTGTACCAATACTAGTTTCGCTACGTACTCTTTTGCCTGTAGAGATAGCTTGTTTAAATAAACGATCGAGCAATCTGCCCAAGCCTTGATATTTTTGTCCTAGCTTATGGGTATTTTTTACCTGAGCTAGTATCTGTCCCTCTCCTAAGACTAGGCTTTCCAAACCTGCGGACACACGCATCAAATGGCGCAAAGCATCTTCTCTCAAGAGGGTAAACAGATTGGGGCGAAGTTCCCGTAAGGAAATTTTGGCTTTCTCGGCTAAGAACTGACTAATTTCTTTAACGCCCTGCTCTATATCTAAAGCTACACCATATATTTCTAAACGATTACAGGTGCTAATAATTGCTATTTCCTCAATGTGAGGATAACCTTTGAGCGTTGCGATCGCATTTTCTATCTGAGCTTCGGAAATACTTAATTTTTCCCGCACTTCAACTGAGGCAGTTTTGTGACTTAAACCAACAACTACAATATTCATTATTTTTGGCAAATTTGCTTTAATTTAATGTTTATAGCTAGTACTG
This DNA window, taken from Pleurocapsa sp. FMAR1, encodes the following:
- a CDS encoding glutamyl-tRNA reductase; protein product: MNIVVVGLSHKTASVEVREKLSISEAQIENAIATLKGYPHIEEIAIISTCNRLEIYGVALDIEQGVKEISQFLAEKAKISLRELRPNLFTLLREDALRHLMRVSAGLESLVLGEGQILAQVKNTHKLGQKYQGLGRLLDRLFKQAISTGKRVRSETSIGTGAVSISSAAVELVYTKVDNLTANSITIVGAGKMACLLVKHLLSKGVTNIAIVNRSHRRAQALCDQFAQANITIYPISEMMKAVATSDLVFTSTGATEPILNRTKLETELTLDKSLMLVDISVPRNVAADVNEIKCVNAYNVDDLKAVVAANQESRRKIAQEAEGIIEQEVNNYLLWWRSLETVPTISCLRSKVESIREQEMEKALSRLGSEFGEKHQEVIEALTRGIVNKILHEPMVQLRAQQDIEARRHCLRSLQMLFDLDTEEQYS